One part of the Microbacterium aurugineum genome encodes these proteins:
- a CDS encoding phosphocholine cytidylyltransferase family protein — MTLQTVILAAGMGSRLGRALPKPLTELSDGRTIMGQQHDNIRAAFGSDARITTVVGYRAETIIEAFPQVNYVHNERYDETNTSKSLLRALGATGKGGVLWMNGDVVFDPMILGRAAAYIERDQSFVTVNTSKVSDEEVKYTVTAEGFIKELSKTVKGGLGEAVGINYISSTHKKAFMRQLQRVEDQDYFERGLELAIAEDALLLEPMDVSDLYAVEVDFAEDLERANLFV; from the coding sequence GTGACTCTTCAGACCGTCATCCTCGCCGCCGGCATGGGCTCACGCCTCGGCCGCGCGCTGCCGAAGCCGCTCACCGAACTGAGCGACGGCCGCACGATCATGGGCCAGCAGCACGACAACATCCGCGCCGCCTTCGGGTCCGACGCGCGCATCACGACCGTGGTCGGCTACCGCGCAGAGACCATCATCGAAGCCTTCCCCCAGGTCAACTACGTCCACAACGAGCGCTACGACGAGACGAACACGTCGAAGAGCCTGCTGCGCGCTCTCGGCGCCACCGGCAAGGGCGGCGTGCTGTGGATGAACGGCGACGTTGTCTTCGACCCGATGATCCTCGGCCGTGCGGCCGCCTACATCGAGCGCGACCAGTCGTTCGTGACCGTCAACACCTCGAAGGTCAGCGACGAAGAGGTGAAGTACACGGTCACGGCCGAGGGCTTCATCAAGGAGCTCTCCAAGACCGTCAAGGGCGGACTCGGCGAGGCGGTCGGCATCAACTACATCTCGTCCACGCACAAGAAGGCGTTCATGCGCCAGCTGCAGCGCGTCGAGGACCAGGACTACTTCGAGCGCGGCCTCGAGCTCGCCATCGCGGAAGACGCCCTGCTGCTCGAGCCGATGGATGTCTCCGACCTGTACGCGGTCGAGGTCGACTTCGCGGAAGACCTCGAGCGGGCGAACCTCTTCGTCTGA
- a CDS encoding ABC transporter ATP-binding protein, with the protein MTSSPDDRTAQVDDTEAFPRDTSASSSASSTQASEASTDAEKPAPKKSAPKKAAAKKATAKKPAATESAAKKPAAKKPTATKTTTARTSGTTPAKTNAAKAGTAKAGAAKKPATTKTAAKTSVKAPAKSTTTKAAAEKAAPTAEVVVEPLPKAMDEQPAKTTSTARTAADARKAAAKNTASRAAATKSSGSTAASDRAAAVRVAAPRAAVTGAKAAAPKPAGQTPATKSTAAKTAAAKTAAAKSAATKSTARAATAKTAAAKTTAAKKSAAARAAAAKAKAEADDVKAAQADAALVIEDSPVTESAPSSESGPSSELESAPEAESATTDASEAEVPAVDDQEAPGTKSGEDHAEQTLVAEADAADEVTTLEVVEAVADSDDAVADAPGRTDATSAGEAVSVRGLVKQFGDNRAVGGIDLSVPAGSFYGVVGPNGAGKTTTLSIVAGLLRADEGSVTICGVDQAAQPQAAKRLMGVLPDRLRTFDRLTGRQLLYYYGLLRGLSADVIEKRAADLARAFDLGDALSRVVSDYSAGMTKKIMLAGAMIHSPRVLVLDEPFESVDPVSSAVILDILRAYVSHGGTVILSSHGMDLVERVCSRVAIIVGGEVLAEGTIDEVRAGQTLEARFVELAGSSGEVEGLEWLHTFSD; encoded by the coding sequence GTGACTTCCTCCCCTGACGACCGCACCGCCCAGGTGGACGATACCGAAGCCTTCCCACGGGACACGTCGGCGAGCAGTTCGGCATCGTCCACGCAGGCCTCGGAGGCGTCGACGGATGCCGAGAAGCCCGCTCCCAAGAAGTCCGCGCCCAAGAAAGCTGCGGCCAAGAAAGCTACGGCCAAGAAGCCCGCGGCCACGGAGTCTGCCGCCAAGAAGCCTGCCGCCAAGAAGCCGACGGCCACGAAGACCACGACCGCACGTACCTCGGGGACGACGCCGGCGAAGACCAACGCGGCGAAGGCCGGCACGGCGAAGGCCGGCGCGGCGAAGAAGCCCGCGACCACGAAGACCGCCGCGAAGACTTCTGTGAAGGCTCCCGCGAAGTCCACGACGACGAAGGCTGCGGCGGAGAAGGCCGCCCCGACCGCCGAGGTCGTGGTCGAGCCGTTGCCGAAGGCGATGGACGAGCAGCCCGCGAAGACGACCAGCACCGCGCGAACCGCAGCGGACGCGCGGAAGGCGGCGGCGAAGAACACCGCCTCGCGAGCTGCCGCGACGAAGTCCTCCGGATCGACGGCTGCCTCGGACCGCGCCGCGGCCGTGCGTGTCGCCGCACCGCGGGCCGCCGTCACCGGGGCGAAGGCCGCTGCGCCGAAGCCTGCGGGACAGACGCCCGCGACGAAGTCCACGGCCGCGAAGACGGCGGCGGCGAAGACTGCAGCCGCCAAGTCGGCCGCCACCAAGTCCACCGCCCGCGCGGCGACCGCGAAGACGGCTGCAGCGAAGACCACGGCAGCGAAGAAGTCGGCGGCGGCGAGGGCGGCTGCGGCGAAGGCGAAGGCCGAGGCCGATGACGTGAAGGCCGCGCAGGCCGATGCCGCGCTCGTGATCGAAGACTCGCCGGTGACCGAGTCTGCTCCGTCGTCCGAGTCTGGTCCGTCGTCCGAGCTCGAGTCCGCCCCCGAGGCCGAATCGGCAACGACGGATGCCTCCGAGGCTGAGGTTCCGGCCGTGGACGACCAGGAGGCGCCCGGAACGAAGAGCGGTGAGGACCACGCCGAGCAGACGCTCGTCGCCGAGGCCGACGCAGCCGACGAGGTGACGACGCTCGAAGTCGTCGAGGCTGTCGCCGACTCCGACGATGCGGTGGCCGACGCCCCGGGACGGACCGACGCGACGTCCGCCGGGGAAGCGGTCAGCGTCCGCGGCCTCGTCAAGCAGTTCGGCGACAACCGGGCCGTCGGCGGGATCGACCTCTCGGTGCCTGCGGGTTCGTTCTACGGGGTCGTCGGTCCCAACGGTGCGGGCAAGACGACCACGCTCTCGATCGTCGCAGGCCTCCTGCGGGCCGATGAAGGCAGCGTCACGATCTGCGGTGTCGACCAGGCCGCGCAGCCGCAGGCCGCGAAACGGCTCATGGGCGTGCTGCCCGACCGGCTGCGGACGTTCGACCGGCTCACCGGACGCCAGCTCCTCTACTACTACGGACTCCTTCGAGGGCTCTCGGCTGACGTGATCGAGAAGCGTGCGGCCGATCTCGCCCGCGCATTCGACCTCGGTGACGCTCTCAGCCGGGTCGTCTCGGACTACTCGGCGGGTATGACGAAGAAGATCATGCTCGCCGGCGCGATGATCCACTCGCCGCGCGTCCTGGTGCTGGATGAGCCGTTCGAGTCGGTCGATCCGGTCTCCTCCGCGGTCATCCTGGACATCCTGCGCGCCTACGTCTCGCACGGCGGGACCGTGATCCTCTCCAGTCATGGGATGGATCTGGTCGAGCGCGTCTGCTCCCGAGTGGCCATCATCGTCGGCGGTGAAGTGCTCGCCGAGGGCACGATCGACGAGGTGCGCGCGGGGCAGACGCTCGAAGCGCGCTTCGTCGAACTTGCCGGCTCCAGCGGTGAGGTGGAGGGGCTCGAGTGGCTGCACACGTTCTCCGACTGA